The Balaenoptera acutorostrata chromosome 15, mBalAcu1.1, whole genome shotgun sequence genome contains a region encoding:
- the COQ7 gene encoding 5-demethoxyubiquinone hydroxylase, mitochondrial isoform X1 → MSCVRAAAACCLWQLRMGAPRSLSAYGRRISVRFCSSGMTLDSINRAAVDRIIRVDHAGEYGANRIYAGQMAVLGRTSVGPVIQKMWDQEKDHLKKFNELMVAFRVRPTILMPFWNVVGFALGAGTALLGKEGAMACTVAVEESIAHHYNNQIRMLMEEPEKYEQLLQVIRKFRDEELEHHDIGLEHDAELAPAYAVLKSVIQAGCSVAIYLSERL, encoded by the exons ATGAGTTGTGTCCGGGCGGCGGCGGCTTGTTGCCTGTGGCAGCTGCGCATGGGCGCCCCGAGGTCCCTGTCAG CTTATGGAAGAAGAATCAGCGTCAGATTTTGCAGTTCGGGAATGACCTTAGACAGTATCAATCGGGCAGCCGTGGATCGAATAATCCGGGTGGATCATGCAGGTGAATATGGAGCGAACCGCATCTACGCAGGGCAGATGGCCGTCCTGGGTCGGACGAGCGTCGGGCCAGTCATTCAG AAAATGTGGGATCAAGAAAAGGACCACTTGAAAAAGTTCAATGAGTTGATGGTTGCATTCAGGGTGCGGCCAACCATTCTGATGCCCTTTTGGAATGTGGTGGGCTTTGCACTGG GTGCGGGAACTGCCCTGCTTGGGAAGGAGGGCGCAATGGCCTGCACAGTTGCTGTGGAAGAGTCCATAGCACACCACTACAACAACCAGATCCGGATGCTGATGGAGGAGCCTGAAAAATATGAACAGCTTCTTCAG GTGATAAGGAAATTTCGGGATGAAGAGCTTGAGCACCATGACATAGGCCTCGAACATGACGCAGAACTG gCTCCAGCGTACGCAGTTCTGAAGAGCGTTATCCAGGCTGGATGCAGCGTGGCAATATATTTATCAGAAAGACTGTAA
- the COQ7 gene encoding 5-demethoxyubiquinone hydroxylase, mitochondrial isoform X2: MTLDSINRAAVDRIIRVDHAGEYGANRIYAGQMAVLGRTSVGPVIQKMWDQEKDHLKKFNELMVAFRVRPTILMPFWNVVGFALGAGTALLGKEGAMACTVAVEESIAHHYNNQIRMLMEEPEKYEQLLQVIRKFRDEELEHHDIGLEHDAELAPAYAVLKSVIQAGCSVAIYLSERL, from the exons ATGACCTTAGACAGTATCAATCGGGCAGCCGTGGATCGAATAATCCGGGTGGATCATGCAGGTGAATATGGAGCGAACCGCATCTACGCAGGGCAGATGGCCGTCCTGGGTCGGACGAGCGTCGGGCCAGTCATTCAG AAAATGTGGGATCAAGAAAAGGACCACTTGAAAAAGTTCAATGAGTTGATGGTTGCATTCAGGGTGCGGCCAACCATTCTGATGCCCTTTTGGAATGTGGTGGGCTTTGCACTGG GTGCGGGAACTGCCCTGCTTGGGAAGGAGGGCGCAATGGCCTGCACAGTTGCTGTGGAAGAGTCCATAGCACACCACTACAACAACCAGATCCGGATGCTGATGGAGGAGCCTGAAAAATATGAACAGCTTCTTCAG GTGATAAGGAAATTTCGGGATGAAGAGCTTGAGCACCATGACATAGGCCTCGAACATGACGCAGAACTG gCTCCAGCGTACGCAGTTCTGAAGAGCGTTATCCAGGCTGGATGCAGCGTGGCAATATATTTATCAGAAAGACTGTAA